From Paenibacillus sp. GP183, one genomic window encodes:
- a CDS encoding sugar phosphate isomerase/epimerase, protein MKIGVIVDSFRVGVKEGLIKAKEVGADGVQIYAVSGEMDPASLTPSARKEWKSYIESLGLEISALVGDLGGHGFQDKSVNAQKVEKSKRILDLAMELGTNIVTTHIGIVPEDPKSEIYETMHLACKELSTYAKSMGAFFAIETGPETANRLKLFLDGLGSNGVSVNFDPANMVMVTGDDPVKGVYTLKDYIVHTHAKDGVRNYEIDPREVYGALGYDPLDHEKIAEMASGGKAFEEVPLGEGSVDWKGYLQALTDIGYSRYLTIEREVGANPEADIMKAVQFLKKFKG, encoded by the coding sequence ATGAAAATTGGAGTAATCGTAGATAGTTTTCGTGTCGGTGTGAAGGAGGGCTTGATTAAGGCTAAGGAAGTAGGCGCCGACGGCGTGCAGATATATGCCGTTTCCGGAGAGATGGACCCTGCCAGCCTGACGCCTTCGGCCCGCAAGGAATGGAAATCCTATATTGAATCCTTAGGCTTGGAAATTTCTGCATTGGTAGGAGATTTAGGCGGACACGGCTTTCAGGATAAAAGCGTTAACGCACAAAAGGTTGAAAAATCAAAACGCATTCTCGATCTGGCCATGGAGCTTGGCACCAACATTGTCACTACCCATATAGGAATTGTTCCTGAGGATCCAAAGAGCGAAATATACGAAACTATGCATTTGGCGTGTAAGGAATTGAGCACATACGCGAAAAGCATGGGTGCTTTTTTTGCCATCGAAACAGGACCGGAAACCGCGAATAGACTGAAGCTTTTTCTCGACGGACTGGGCTCCAATGGCGTTTCTGTCAATTTTGACCCTGCCAATATGGTTATGGTCACAGGTGACGATCCGGTAAAAGGCGTATATACCTTGAAGGATTATATTGTTCATACGCATGCTAAAGATGGAGTACGTAATTATGAAATAGATCCTCGAGAGGTTTATGGCGCGCTTGGTTATGATCCTCTCGATCATGAGAAAATCGCAGAGATGGCCAGTGGAGGGAAAGCCTTCGAGGAAGTTCCTCTCGGAGAAGGAAGTGTTGACTGGAAGGGTTATTTGCAGGCCTTAACTGATATCGGGTACTCCAGATACTTAACGATCGAACGGGAAGTAGGGGCTAATCCCGAAGCGGACATCATGAAAGCCGTGCAGTTTTTGAAAAAATTTAAGGGCTAG
- a CDS encoding sugar phosphate isomerase/epimerase family protein yields the protein MKLGVSSYSLSRAIQSKQMTVTEAIQWMADQGAQHVEIVPIGFDLVENPDLIDTIRRKTEEVGLDISNYAVGANFLKPTEDETEQEIRKLMTHVDIAYRLGVKRMRHDVAFRPIAETSVKQFEADLPRLIEPCRRIADYAAQFGITTSLENHGYFIQSPERVLRVMNEVDRSNFMITMDVGNVMCVDADSVCSVQSLLPYASMLHLKDFYYRKSRGNPGEGWFQTSHGNFLRGAIIGCGDIDMSEVIRQIRSSDYDGYISIEFEGMEDCLTGTRIGLENARRIWEQAGQ from the coding sequence ATGAAATTGGGAGTAAGTTCTTACAGCTTAAGCAGGGCCATACAATCGAAGCAGATGACTGTAACAGAAGCTATTCAGTGGATGGCAGATCAAGGAGCGCAGCATGTAGAGATCGTCCCTATCGGGTTCGATCTGGTTGAAAATCCGGATTTGATCGATACGATCCGCAGGAAGACGGAAGAAGTCGGGTTGGATATTTCAAATTACGCGGTAGGGGCCAACTTCCTTAAGCCGACAGAGGATGAAACAGAACAGGAAATCCGCAAGCTTATGACTCATGTAGACATTGCCTATCGGCTTGGCGTTAAGAGGATGCGGCATGACGTGGCCTTTCGTCCAATAGCGGAAACGTCCGTCAAGCAGTTTGAAGCCGATCTCCCCAGGTTGATCGAGCCATGCAGACGAATAGCTGACTATGCGGCGCAGTTCGGGATCACCACCAGTCTGGAGAACCACGGGTATTTCATCCAATCACCGGAAAGAGTACTCAGGGTCATGAATGAGGTGGATCGTTCCAACTTTATGATCACTATGGACGTGGGAAACGTTATGTGCGTCGACGCCGATTCGGTTTGCTCAGTTCAGAGCTTGCTTCCCTATGCCTCCATGTTGCACTTGAAGGATTTCTATTATCGTAAGTCTCGGGGAAACCCGGGAGAAGGTTGGTTTCAAACAAGCCATGGCAACTTTCTAAGAGGAGCCATTATCGGCTGTGGAGATATTGACATGTCTGAAGTGATTCGACAGATCCGATCCTCCGATTACGACGGCTATATTTCCATTGAGTTCGAAGGCATGGAAGATTGCTTGACCGGCACGCGGATCGGATTGGAGAATGCGAGAAGAATTTGGGAGCAAGCGGGACAGTAA
- a CDS encoding sensor histidine kinase, with protein MTKEILSKVRKMLTGFIQVRLTWYFLLILLPLAGFSLFAIAKSQMILEVQTGERTQGALHTMVGYIDLTLQNIEQLSSLIAFDMNVNTTLQSVGQEPGKQSFVQFAQVMDQITNMTTVNLLVDQITIIHMPSRTVISSKLGGHKLPEGAEKQEWYQRLVEEGGGTIFYTPQGGESFFDADSVHLIRTMDPYNRTLINPNLLIISVKKSALIELAKPLLPSKNANIYLFGSDGIPITGTGVSVNPQVLNKGDEVRTILRSPQTGTEMVAISVKSKFSGWSLMMEQPLREIRSHTDSLKVFTYGILVVSLVLAVWISWIVYRGISAPLRKLAYGMKQLRTGNFTIQLEDARVDELGYVIESFNRMAENQKTLIRDHYEKQLLLSKMELKFLQSQINPHFLYNTLDSIYWTAKNYEADEISEMVLNLSKFFRLSLNKGNETFSVKDTIEHLKYYIKVQQLRFLDHFTVRYDIAEESEPYHVLKLLLQPIVENSVLHGLEKQSEGGELVISTYLEGNMLVLEVSDNGAGVENQRLDYICVKLEEASRLAAEGISTDIKKEKDLFGLRNVVTRMKMYYGKESEFLFESGTGRGTRITLRLPLEKCVTPLEEQAG; from the coding sequence TTGACGAAAGAAATCCTGTCCAAAGTGCGCAAAATGCTAACCGGTTTTATCCAGGTTCGGTTGACATGGTATTTTTTACTGATCCTGCTTCCGCTCGCTGGCTTCAGTCTTTTTGCCATCGCCAAATCGCAGATGATCCTGGAAGTGCAAACGGGAGAAAGGACCCAGGGAGCCCTGCATACAATGGTTGGTTACATCGACCTGACGCTGCAGAACATCGAACAGCTTTCCTCGCTGATCGCTTTCGATATGAACGTGAACACCACGCTGCAGTCCGTCGGACAGGAGCCGGGAAAGCAGTCCTTCGTTCAATTTGCGCAGGTGATGGACCAGATAACGAACATGACGACGGTCAACTTGTTGGTGGACCAAATCACCATCATCCATATGCCGTCTCGTACCGTTATTTCCAGCAAGCTCGGCGGACACAAGCTGCCCGAGGGAGCGGAGAAGCAGGAGTGGTACCAGCGTTTGGTGGAGGAGGGCGGGGGAACGATTTTTTATACGCCGCAGGGTGGTGAATCTTTCTTCGATGCGGACAGCGTTCATCTGATCCGTACGATGGATCCTTATAACCGGACGCTCATCAATCCGAACCTGCTCATCATTTCTGTCAAAAAAAGCGCCTTGATCGAACTGGCGAAACCGCTTCTCCCCTCCAAAAATGCGAACATCTATCTTTTTGGAAGCGATGGAATCCCGATTACCGGCACAGGTGTGAGTGTAAATCCGCAAGTCTTGAACAAAGGGGACGAGGTCAGGACCATCCTCAGGTCGCCGCAAACCGGTACGGAGATGGTCGCCATCAGCGTGAAGTCCAAGTTTTCCGGGTGGTCGCTCATGATGGAGCAGCCTCTGCGGGAAATTCGCAGCCATACCGACTCCTTGAAGGTGTTTACTTACGGGATATTAGTCGTCAGCCTGGTGCTTGCGGTTTGGATTTCCTGGATTGTCTACAGGGGGATTTCCGCTCCGCTGCGAAAATTGGCTTATGGGATGAAGCAGCTCCGCACGGGCAATTTCACCATACAATTGGAAGACGCGCGCGTGGACGAATTGGGGTATGTCATCGAATCGTTCAACCGGATGGCTGAAAACCAGAAGACACTCATTCGCGACCACTATGAGAAACAGCTTTTACTGTCCAAAATGGAGCTTAAGTTTTTGCAGTCGCAGATCAACCCGCATTTCCTTTATAATACTCTTGACTCCATCTATTGGACGGCCAAAAACTATGAAGCAGATGAAATCAGCGAAATGGTCCTCAATCTGTCGAAATTTTTCCGGCTAAGCCTGAACAAGGGGAACGAGACGTTTTCAGTAAAAGATACGATCGAGCATTTGAAATATTATATTAAAGTCCAGCAGCTGCGGTTTTTGGACCATTTTACAGTCAGGTACGACATCGCCGAGGAAAGCGAGCCTTATCATGTACTGAAGCTCCTTTTACAACCCATTGTGGAAAATTCCGTTCTGCATGGCCTGGAAAAACAGAGTGAAGGCGGGGAGCTCGTCATATCTACATATTTGGAAGGCAACATGCTGGTGCTTGAAGTGAGCGATAACGGAGCAGGAGTGGAAAACCAAAGGCTCGACTATATCTGTGTCAAACTTGAGGAAGCGTCGAGACTAGCTGCAGAAGGCATTTCGACAGACATCAAAAAGGAGAAGGACTTGTTCGGTCTGCGAAATGTGGTTACCCGCATGAAAATGTATTACGGCAAGGAATCGGAATTCCTCTTCGAAAGCGGCACGGGCAGGGGCACCCGGATCACGCTCCGTCTGCCGCTGGAAAAGTGCGTGACTCCATTAGAGGAACAGGCGGGCTAA